CAGAGGCACCGGAGACCGCCGTCTATCACCTGGAATCCCGCCGCTTCAAGCTGCCCCTGGATCATCTTGACGGATTCGCCGCTCCAGCCGTAACAGCCGAAGGCGGCCGCTTTCTTGTTTCTGAACTTCAGGCCCTTCATCTCTTCCAGAAGCGCTGCGATCGAGGTCAGGACGCCGCGGTTGATCGTCGGGGATCCGACCAGGATGGCCCGGGAGCGGAATATCTCGGTCATTACGTCGTTCCGGTCCGATTTGGCCAGGTTGTAGAGCTTCAGGTTGACTTGGGGATCGGCCTGTTTGATCCCTCGGGCGATGTTCTCCGCCATGACGCGCGTGCCGTTCCACATCGTGTCGTAGACGAGCGTGATCTGGTCTTCCCGGTAGTTATCCGCCCATTTCAGGTACTGCTGGACGATCCGGACGGGGTTGTCCCGCCAGATGACCCCGTGGCTTGTGCAGATTATCTCCACGGGCAGGTTGAAGGCGAGAACCTCCTGGATCTTCTTCGTGACCAGCTTGCTGAAGGGGGTCAGGATATTGGCGTAGTATTTGATGCATTCGGCCATCAATTCTGACTGGTCGACCAGGTCGTTGAACATG
This genomic window from Candidatus Eisenbacteria bacterium contains:
- a CDS encoding anaerobic nitric oxide reductase flavorubredoxin, with protein sequence MKRPIKNNVSWIGKIDWELRKFHGDEYSTHRGSTYNSYLIQEEKVAVIDTVWAPFAKEYVENLEKQIDLKKINYVIANHAEIDHSGALPELMNRIPDVPVYCTANGVKSLKGHYHKDWNFRPVKTGDKLSLGAKELIFIEAPMLHWPDSMFCYLTGDNILFSNDAFGQHYASEYMFNDLVDQSELMAECIKYYANILTPFSKLVTKKIQEVLAFNLPVEIICTSHGVIWRDNPVRIVQQYLKWADNYREDQITLVYDTMWNGTRVMAENIARGIKQADPQVNLKLYNLAKSDRNDVMTEIFRSRAILVGSPTINRGVLTSIAALLEEMKGLKFRNKKAAAFGCYGWSGESVKMIQGQLEAAGFQVIDGGLRCL